A portion of the Corynebacterium occultum genome contains these proteins:
- the polA gene encoding DNA polymerase I gives MLIDGHSMAFRAFFALPAENFSTTGGQHTNAVYGFLSMLANILKEEQPSHVGIAFDVGRKTFRTDLFPAYKAQREATPEEFKGQVGLIKEVLESLGITTMEQENYEADDIIGTLVTQARSNYETVIVTGDRDYLQLVDENTTVLYPMRGVSTLHRFTPAAVEEKYGLTPQQYPDFAALRGDPSDNLPGVPRVGEKTATKWILEYGSLDNLLDNADNIKGLAGENLRERIDQVRMNRDLTAMVTDMDLPLGPDDLVPGEANVAAIAERFDELQFGTSLRERILASVNADNGAQVEPVPAAEVTIDTGSLAEWLTAREGQPLAMAVAGVGTPASGDADALALIDVAHHAFAADLAEISPAEEKVLAQWLSSESPKILHEAKSVFHMLAGRGFELNGISHDTAIAGYLLRPGQRTYELKDVYQRHLQRQLSDPEEAATGQLSLLDSGEASRALVDQALAILELAEELTVLLQEIDSFELYADLELPLVGILARMEAAGIKVDVPTLEEQLESFVEQVAEEESAARELAGDPSLNLSSPKQLQVVLFETFGMPKTKKTKTGYSTAAKEIEALAVKHPHPFLDHLLAHREYQKMKTTLEGLIKTVNGDGRIHTTFNQTVASTGRLSSTDPNLQNIPVRTPAGRKIRSAFVVGEGYETLLTADYSQIEMRVMAHLSGDPGLVEAYQAGEDLHNYVGSKVFDVPIDGVTPELRRRVKAMSYGLVYGLSAFGLSQQLNISPAEAKQTMESYFERFGGVKRYLAEVVDEARQVGYTSTLFGRRRYLPELTSDNRVARENAERAALNAPIQGTAADIIKVAMIRVDRELRKAQVTSRVLLQVHDELVVEVSPGELEQVRGIVEKEMDSAITLAVPLEVSAGHGLNWDNAAH, from the coding sequence CTGCTCATCGACGGCCATTCGATGGCTTTCCGGGCATTCTTCGCGCTGCCGGCCGAGAACTTCTCCACGACCGGCGGGCAACACACCAACGCCGTCTACGGCTTTCTCTCGATGCTGGCCAATATCCTCAAGGAGGAGCAGCCGAGCCATGTCGGCATCGCCTTCGACGTGGGGCGGAAGACTTTCCGCACCGATCTTTTCCCGGCGTACAAGGCTCAGCGTGAGGCCACCCCGGAGGAGTTCAAGGGGCAGGTCGGCCTGATCAAGGAGGTGCTGGAATCCCTCGGCATCACCACCATGGAGCAGGAAAATTATGAGGCCGATGACATCATCGGCACTCTGGTCACCCAGGCCCGATCCAACTATGAGACGGTCATCGTCACCGGTGACCGTGACTACCTGCAGCTGGTCGATGAGAACACCACCGTGCTCTACCCGATGCGTGGGGTGTCCACCCTGCATCGCTTCACCCCGGCGGCAGTGGAGGAGAAGTACGGCCTGACCCCGCAGCAGTACCCGGATTTCGCGGCCCTGCGGGGCGATCCCTCCGATAACCTGCCAGGTGTTCCCCGCGTTGGTGAGAAGACCGCCACCAAGTGGATTCTGGAGTACGGCTCCCTGGACAATCTGCTGGATAATGCCGACAACATCAAGGGGTTGGCAGGTGAGAACCTCAGGGAGCGAATCGACCAGGTTCGGATGAACCGTGATCTGACGGCCATGGTCACCGACATGGATCTGCCGCTCGGGCCAGATGATCTGGTTCCGGGTGAGGCGAATGTCGCCGCTATCGCCGAGCGTTTCGATGAGCTGCAGTTCGGCACCAGCCTGCGGGAACGCATCCTCGCCTCCGTCAACGCGGACAATGGCGCCCAGGTCGAGCCGGTCCCAGCCGCTGAGGTCACCATCGACACCGGTTCGCTGGCCGAGTGGCTGACTGCCCGTGAGGGACAGCCCCTGGCCATGGCGGTTGCTGGTGTCGGCACGCCCGCCAGCGGTGACGCGGACGCCCTGGCGCTTATCGACGTCGCGCACCACGCCTTCGCCGCCGATCTCGCCGAGATCAGCCCGGCGGAGGAAAAGGTCCTGGCACAGTGGTTGAGTTCCGAATCCCCGAAGATCCTGCACGAGGCCAAGTCCGTCTTCCACATGCTCGCCGGCCGTGGTTTCGAACTGAACGGCATCAGCCATGACACCGCCATCGCCGGTTACCTGTTGCGGCCTGGCCAGCGCACCTATGAACTCAAGGATGTCTACCAGCGTCACCTCCAACGCCAGCTGTCCGACCCGGAGGAAGCCGCCACCGGACAACTCAGTCTGTTGGACAGCGGGGAAGCCTCCCGCGCCCTGGTCGATCAGGCCCTGGCCATCCTGGAGCTGGCGGAGGAGCTGACTGTCCTGCTCCAGGAGATCGACAGTTTCGAGCTCTACGCCGACCTGGAACTGCCCCTGGTGGGGATCCTGGCACGCATGGAGGCCGCCGGCATCAAGGTGGATGTGCCCACCCTGGAGGAACAGCTGGAAAGCTTCGTGGAACAGGTTGCCGAGGAAGAGTCCGCCGCCCGGGAGCTGGCCGGTGACCCCAGCCTCAACCTCTCCAGCCCCAAGCAGCTGCAGGTTGTCCTCTTCGAAACCTTCGGCATGCCCAAAACCAAGAAGACGAAGACCGGTTACTCCACCGCGGCCAAGGAGATTGAAGCTCTCGCGGTCAAGCATCCCCACCCCTTCCTTGACCACCTCCTGGCACATCGCGAGTACCAGAAGATGAAGACCACCCTGGAAGGGTTGATCAAGACCGTCAACGGTGACGGGCGAATCCATACCACCTTCAACCAGACGGTGGCCTCTACGGGGCGACTCTCCTCCACGGACCCGAACCTGCAGAACATCCCGGTACGTACCCCGGCGGGCCGGAAGATCCGCTCCGCCTTCGTGGTCGGCGAGGGCTATGAAACCCTGCTCACCGCCGACTACTCCCAGATCGAGATGCGCGTGATGGCACACCTCTCCGGCGACCCGGGGCTGGTGGAGGCCTACCAGGCGGGCGAGGACCTCCACAATTACGTCGGCTCCAAGGTCTTCGACGTGCCCATCGACGGGGTCACCCCGGAACTGCGCCGCCGCGTGAAGGCCATGTCCTATGGCCTGGTTTATGGACTCTCCGCCTTCGGTCTCTCCCAACAGCTCAATATCTCCCCGGCGGAAGCCAAGCAGACGATGGAGAGCTACTTCGAACGCTTCGGTGGGGTCAAACGTTACCTCGCCGAGGTGGTCGATGAAGCCCGCCAGGTTGGCTACACCTCAACGCTCTTCGGACGTCGCCGCTACCTTCCGGAGCTGACCTCCGATAACCGCGTGGCCCGGGAGAATGCCGAACGTGCCGCCCTCAACGCCCCGATTCAGGGTACCGCGGCTGACATCATCAAGGTCGCCATGATCCGCGTGGACCGTGAACTGCGCAAGGCCCAGGTCACGTCCCGGGTGCTGCTCCAGGTCCATGATGAACTGGTCGTAGAGGTCTCCCCGGGTGAGCTGGAACAGGTCCGGGGCATCGTGGAAAAGGAGATGGACTCCGCGATCACTCTGGCGGTGCCGCTCGAGGTGTCTGCCGGGCATGGATTGAACTGGGACAACGCCGCGCACTAG
- a CDS encoding vWA domain-containing protein: MLNFQRVAAVGLGAAVVATALTPAANAMIAPRDVVIVMDTTSSMRNEIAWAKEDARDIAQQVLSSHPDSRVGFVQYKDWASPMPNGRGQLAGAVSELPLTRNAAEFTSVVASLRTDDPGNTSIPEAVYSGILVAVDQQPWRENVGRNIIVIGDAPADDPEYKTCLSKQDVIAALDPRDLSIRINQDHGFGYNPNRNVADCTREMPAGPSIPLNGEKQQLMKPRVDILSPDGDPGPELREIAQTYGGKSYEYGDNPTWGITDVLDDIYIGGSPLISGSSGSSQITLDDANSWITALSAIIGTLTGLAGILGPLLRQFA, translated from the coding sequence ATGCTCAATTTCCAGCGTGTGGCTGCTGTCGGCCTTGGTGCAGCAGTGGTGGCGACTGCTCTGACCCCCGCGGCCAATGCGATGATCGCGCCCAGGGACGTGGTCATCGTCATGGACACCACTTCATCCATGCGCAACGAGATCGCCTGGGCCAAGGAGGATGCCCGGGACATCGCCCAGCAGGTGCTCTCATCCCACCCGGATTCGCGGGTTGGCTTCGTGCAGTACAAGGACTGGGCCAGCCCGATGCCCAATGGCAGGGGCCAGCTGGCCGGGGCTGTTTCTGAGTTGCCGCTAACCAGAAATGCCGCTGAATTCACCTCGGTGGTGGCTTCGTTGAGGACTGATGATCCGGGTAACACCAGCATCCCGGAAGCAGTCTATTCCGGCATCCTGGTTGCGGTGGACCAGCAACCCTGGCGCGAGAACGTGGGGCGAAACATCATCGTTATCGGTGATGCCCCAGCGGATGACCCGGAATACAAGACCTGCCTGAGCAAACAGGATGTGATCGCCGCCCTGGATCCCCGGGACCTGAGCATTCGGATCAATCAGGACCACGGTTTCGGTTATAACCCTAACCGCAACGTGGCGGACTGTACCCGGGAGATGCCGGCAGGCCCTTCCATTCCGCTCAACGGGGAGAAGCAGCAGCTGATGAAGCCCCGGGTGGACATCCTCTCCCCGGATGGTGACCCCGGCCCGGAGCTCAGGGAGATCGCGCAAACCTATGGCGGTAAGAGCTACGAGTACGGCGATAATCCGACCTGGGGAATCACTGATGTGCTCGATGACATCTACATCGGTGGCTCGCCCCTGATCTCGGGGAGTTCCGGAAGCTCCCAGATCACCCTGGATGATGCCAACAGCTGGATTACGGCACTTTCCGCCATCATCGGCACCCTGACCGGTCTGGCGGGGATACTCGGCCCGCTGCTTCGTCAGTTCGCCTAA
- a CDS encoding class I SAM-dependent DNA methyltransferase: MSNSFPPPPSAPEIARANRFHWDSDAEDYHRAHPEYLQGFNWCPEMLTEGEVRLLGDVSESRVLEIGCGSAPCSRWLAEDGVGFITAFDLSAGMLARAGKNHGAHLVQADALHLPYLDHSFEVAFSAFGAIPFIRDLDALFAEVSRVLVPGGRFVYSVNHPMRWIFVDDPNSFQVYASYFEEGYTEFDEAGTPTYAEFQHKVGDHIRALGKAGFIIEDMLEPEWPEELTQNWGQWSPERGRIFPGTAIFTARLPY, encoded by the coding sequence ATGTCGAACTCTTTCCCACCACCCCCTTCAGCCCCGGAAATCGCACGTGCAAACCGCTTTCACTGGGATAGCGATGCCGAGGATTACCACCGGGCCCACCCGGAATATCTACAGGGTTTCAATTGGTGCCCCGAGATGCTTACAGAAGGCGAAGTCAGGCTACTCGGTGATGTCTCGGAGTCCCGAGTTCTGGAGATCGGCTGTGGCTCCGCACCCTGTTCCCGCTGGTTGGCGGAGGACGGGGTCGGGTTCATCACCGCCTTCGATCTCTCCGCCGGCATGCTGGCCCGGGCGGGCAAGAATCATGGGGCCCACCTGGTACAGGCCGATGCCCTGCACCTTCCCTACCTGGACCATTCCTTCGAAGTGGCCTTCTCCGCCTTCGGGGCCATCCCCTTCATCCGTGACCTGGACGCCCTCTTCGCCGAGGTGTCACGGGTACTGGTTCCGGGTGGACGTTTCGTTTATTCGGTCAACCATCCGATGCGGTGGATCTTCGTCGATGACCCGAATTCCTTCCAGGTCTACGCCAGCTACTTCGAGGAGGGCTACACCGAATTCGATGAGGCGGGCACCCCCACCTACGCCGAATTCCAGCACAAGGTCGGCGATCACATCCGGGCGTTGGGAAAAGCCGGTTTCATCATCGAAGACATGCTTGAACCGGAGTGGCCCGAAGAGCTGACCCAGAATTGGGGTCAGTGGTCTCCGGAGCGGGGGCGGATCTTCCCCGGCACCGCGATCTTCACTGCCCGGTTACCGTATTAG
- the rpsA gene encoding 30S ribosomal protein S1, giving the protein MPTNNAPQVAINDIGSAEDFLAAIDATIKYFNDGDIVEGTVVKVDRDEVLLDIGYKTEGVIPSRELSIKHDVDPDEVVQVGDEIDALVLTKEDKEGRLILSKKRAQYERAWGAIEELQKNDEPVTGTVIEVVKGGLILDIGLRGFLPASLVEMRRVRDLEPYIGQELEAKIIELDKQRNNVVLSRRAHLEQTQSAVRSEFLHQLQKGQVRKGVVSSIVNFGAFVDLGGVDGLVHVSELSWKHIDHPSEVVTVGDEVTVEVLDVDLDRERVSLSLKATQEDPWRVFARTHAVGQIVPGKVTKLVPFGAFVRVEEGIEGLVHISELAQRHVEVPDQVVTVGEEAMVKVIDIDLDRRRISLSLKQADEDYTEEFDPSKYGMADSYDEQGNYIFPEGFDAETNEWLEGFDEQRQAWEARYAESERRFQLHTAQIERHRVAAAEAAEQSATNYSSESEEAAPASQDAEVETTGGSLASDEQLAALREKLAGN; this is encoded by the coding sequence ATGCCCACCAACAACGCACCTCAGGTAGCCATCAACGACATTGGCTCCGCTGAGGACTTCCTCGCCGCGATCGACGCGACCATCAAGTACTTCAACGACGGTGACATCGTTGAAGGCACCGTTGTCAAGGTTGACCGCGATGAGGTCCTGCTCGACATCGGCTACAAGACCGAGGGTGTCATCCCCTCCCGCGAGCTCTCCATCAAGCACGATGTCGACCCGGATGAGGTCGTCCAGGTTGGCGACGAGATCGACGCACTTGTCCTCACCAAGGAGGACAAGGAAGGCCGTCTGATCCTCTCCAAGAAGCGCGCACAGTACGAGCGTGCATGGGGCGCCATCGAGGAGCTGCAGAAGAACGACGAGCCGGTCACCGGTACCGTCATCGAGGTCGTCAAGGGCGGCCTCATCCTGGACATCGGTCTGCGCGGCTTCCTGCCGGCATCCCTCGTTGAGATGCGTCGCGTCCGCGACCTGGAGCCCTACATCGGCCAGGAGCTCGAAGCCAAGATCATCGAGCTGGACAAGCAGCGCAACAACGTTGTCCTGTCCCGCCGTGCACACCTCGAGCAGACCCAGTCCGCGGTCCGCTCCGAGTTCCTGCACCAGCTTCAGAAGGGCCAGGTCCGCAAGGGCGTCGTGTCCTCCATCGTCAACTTCGGCGCCTTCGTCGATCTCGGCGGTGTCGACGGCCTGGTTCACGTTTCCGAGCTGTCCTGGAAGCACATCGACCACCCGTCTGAGGTTGTCACCGTTGGCGACGAGGTCACCGTGGAGGTGCTCGACGTCGATCTCGACCGCGAGCGCGTCTCCCTGTCCCTGAAGGCCACCCAGGAAGATCCGTGGCGCGTCTTCGCCCGTACCCACGCTGTGGGTCAGATCGTCCCGGGCAAGGTCACCAAGCTGGTTCCCTTCGGTGCGTTCGTTCGCGTCGAAGAGGGAATCGAGGGTCTGGTCCACATCTCCGAGCTGGCTCAGCGCCACGTCGAGGTCCCGGACCAGGTTGTCACCGTCGGCGAAGAGGCAATGGTCAAGGTCATCGACATCGATCTCGATCGTCGTCGTATCTCCCTGTCCCTCAAGCAGGCTGACGAGGACTACACCGAGGAGTTTGACCCGTCCAAGTACGGCATGGCCGACTCCTACGACGAGCAGGGTAACTACATCTTCCCTGAGGGCTTCGACGCCGAGACCAACGAATGGCTCGAGGGCTTCGACGAGCAGCGTCAGGCATGGGAGGCACGCTACGCAGAATCCGAGCGTCGCTTCCAGCTGCACACCGCTCAGATCGAGCGTCACCGTGTCGCCGCCGCCGAGGCTGCCGAGCAGTCCGCCACCAACTACTCCTCCGAGTCTGAAGAAGCAGCTCCGGCTTCCCAGGACGCAGAGGTTGAGACCACCGGTGGTTCCCTGGCTTCCGACGAGCAGCTCGCTGCTCTGCGCGAGAAGCTGGCCGGCAACTAA